In the Gammaproteobacteria bacterium genome, CGGCGCCACCGCCACCACCACCGCCAAAGCCACCATTGCCACCAGCGTAGCTACCGACCCCACCAGTGCCACCGCTAAGGTAGCTACCGCCCCCTGATCCCCCATAACAGCAGCCTGTGGGGTCGGCACCATTATGACTAAACCCACCGCCGCCGCCGCCGCCTCGTCCTTCTCTGCCATAAAAGAATTGACCCCC is a window encoding:
- a CDS encoding hypothetical protein (Evidence 5 : Unknown function), producing MPPSPTVAIAGVNSFMAEKDEAAAAAVGLVIMVPTPQAAVMGDQGAVATLAVALVGSVATLVAMVALAVVVAVAPTLVAAAVAAATVAVMVE